The Moorella glycerini genomic interval GTCTGCAATAATTAACAAACCTAGCTCTTTCAAAACATCAAAAGGACTCCAGGGAGTATGGTATTGACCGCCTTCCCAAAAAACGACTGCTTCTTTTATACCCTCAATGACAGCAACGATATTAAATAAAGCAGAATAAAGTTTATCGATATCAATAATTGCCTGGGGGAGGTTAGTATGATATTTTAATCTAGAAGGATATGGAATTAAACCAAATAAATTTTTCATAGATAAGCTAAAATCCCTGGCTGTAGAACTACACATCTTAATTTTAGCCAGGTCAATTAATGTATGACCGCGTAGAGCATAAAGTTTTTCCGGAATAAATGAATAAAATTCCGGGTAAGTCAAAGGCCCCAATTTTTTTTCCACATGTTGCTGGATGATTTTAGCGGGTACGACCCTTCCTGCCCAGAATTCTTCAGTAATATTTACATACTCAACATTATGCCTGGCCAGAACTTCGTCAATACCGGTCCTGGCCAGGTATAATTTTTCCTGGGTTCGAATCCAATCTCGTTGATCATCCATGTTCTCTGGAGTGATTTTTTGGGAGAGGTCATTCCGGGAGTGGGAGTGACCCTCAATAATTATTTTTTTACCTGATAATGCATTACATACGAGGTCTAATACTGCTGCGCTGGTATAACTGCCGGGGCGAGGATCAAACCAGTTAGGCTTAATAAGATAGAGCTCATCAACGGGTAAGTTGTTTTCTAAAAATGATCGTAGCTCATCGAACTTGGTCGTTTGGACCCACTTTAAGGCCATGAAAAA includes:
- a CDS encoding DUF362 domain-containing protein — protein: MALKWVQTTKFDELRSFLENNLPVDELYLIKPNWFDPRPGSYTSAAVLDLVCNALSGKKIIIEGHSHSRNDLSQKITPENMDDQRDWIRTQEKLYLARTGIDEVLARHNVEYVNITEEFWAGRVVPAKIIQQHVEKKLGPLTYPEFYSFIPEKLYALRGHTLIDLAKIKMCSSTARDFSLSMKNLFGLIPYPSRLKYHTNLPQAIIDIDKLYSALFNIVAVIEGIKEAVVFWEGGQYHTPWSPFDVLKELGLLIIADNLVLADVFCGRLLGQNLLSRTLINLGQQYLGTIDNQILTKAPLLFDTSKI